In Candidatus Desulfofervidus auxilii, one genomic interval encodes:
- the rho gene encoding transcription termination factor Rho, translated as MNLAQLKAMKINSLIELAKELNIEGAPGMSKQALIFTLLQTQAERNEAIYGEGVLEILPDGFGFLRSPYNNYLPGPDDIYVSPSQIKKFGLRTGDTVSGEIRPPKEGEKYFALVRVKSINFEVPEKAREVILFDHLTPLFPNQKIHLEYTPTNYSTRIMDLLTPIGKGQRGLIVASPRTGKTMLLKDIAHAIETNHPEIFLIVLLIDERPEEVTDWQRTVKAEVISSTFDEPAHRHIQVAEMVIEKAKRLVEYKKDVVILLDSITRLARAYNTVVPASGKILSGGIDAHALHRPKRFFGAARNIEEGGSLTVIATALIETGSRMDEVIFEEFKGTGNLEIHLDRRLSDKRIFPAIDINRSGTRREELLTDPKYLPRIWLLRKLLSPLNPVDAMEFLLEKIKMTETNEEFLNSMNQ; from the coding sequence ATGAATTTAGCTCAACTAAAAGCAATGAAGATCAACTCCTTAATTGAACTGGCAAAGGAATTAAATATAGAAGGTGCCCCTGGGATGAGTAAACAGGCGTTGATCTTTACTCTTTTGCAGACGCAAGCAGAAAGAAATGAGGCTATTTATGGTGAGGGGGTGTTGGAAATCCTTCCTGATGGTTTTGGTTTCTTACGTTCTCCTTATAATAATTATTTGCCTGGACCTGATGATATTTATGTCTCTCCCTCTCAAATCAAAAAATTTGGTCTGCGCACAGGGGATACCGTAAGCGGAGAAATACGACCTCCCAAGGAGGGAGAGAAATATTTTGCTCTAGTAAGGGTGAAAAGCATCAATTTCGAAGTTCCAGAGAAGGCAAGGGAAGTAATTTTATTTGACCACTTAACTCCTTTGTTCCCTAACCAAAAAATCCATTTAGAGTATACGCCTACTAATTATTCTACCCGAATTATGGATTTACTCACACCCATAGGAAAAGGTCAGCGGGGACTCATTGTGGCTTCTCCTCGGACAGGGAAGACTATGCTTTTAAAAGATATTGCTCACGCTATTGAGACTAACCATCCAGAAATTTTTCTCATTGTTTTACTCATAGATGAAAGGCCTGAGGAAGTGACAGATTGGCAACGTACTGTTAAGGCAGAAGTAATTAGTTCTACCTTTGATGAACCAGCTCACCGTCATATTCAAGTAGCCGAAATGGTAATAGAGAAGGCGAAAAGACTAGTAGAATACAAAAAAGATGTAGTAATTTTACTAGATAGTATTACCCGTTTGGCTAGGGCTTATAACACTGTAGTACCTGCCAGTGGCAAAATTCTCTCGGGAGGGATAGATGCTCATGCCTTGCACCGGCCTAAACGGTTCTTTGGAGCTGCTAGAAATATTGAAGAAGGTGGCAGTTTAACTGTTATTGCTACTGCTTTGATTGAAACAGGTAGCCGTATGGATGAAGTCATCTTTGAGGAGTTTAAAGGGACAGGAAACCTGGAAATTCATCTAGATAGGCGTTTAAGTGATAAGCGTATTTTCCCTGCTATTGATATTAATAGGTCAGGAACAAGAAGGGAAGAATTGCTCACAGACCCCAAATATCTCCCTCGCATTTGGCTTCTAAGGAAACTCTTATCACCGCTAAATCCAGTGGATGCTATGGAATTTCTTTTAGAAAAAATAAAGATGACTGAAACAAATGAAGAGTTTTTAAATTCTATGAATCAATAA
- the rpmE gene encoding 50S ribosomal protein L31, with product MKEKIHPPYYRTKIRCACGFELEVGSTKKDIKVEICSHCHPFFTGKEKYIDAAGQIEKFKRKYGIVDKE from the coding sequence ATGAAAGAAAAAATTCATCCCCCATATTATCGGACTAAAATCAGGTGTGCTTGTGGTTTTGAATTAGAAGTAGGTTCTACCAAAAAAGACATTAAGGTAGAAATTTGTTCTCATTGCCATCCTTTTTTTACAGGTAAGGAAAAATATATTGATGCTGCTGGTCAGATAGAAAAGTTTAAGAGGAAATACGGAATTGTTGACAAAGAATAA
- the prfA gene encoding peptide chain release factor 1 — MWQKLEGIENKFVELEKLLADSEVLKDTEKYRQYAKEHADLSKIVQVYREYKKLQKELEENKELLLDKDEELRNLAKAEISTLNKKIAEKKQELKILLLPKESADERNIIFEIRAGTGGEEAALFAADLFKMYTKYAENKGWRVEMLSSHFTGMGGIKEIIAAIEGKGAYSRLKYESGVHRVQRVPETESQGRIHTSAVTVAVLPEAKEVEIEIDPKDLKIDLFRASGPGGQHVNVTDSAVRITHLPTGIVVQCQDERSQYKNKAKAMKILRARLLEKKRQEQEQQMVEERRSQVGTGDRSERIRTYNFPQGRVTDHRIGLTLYRLEEVLEGDLDEIIDALIAHYQAEALKKM; from the coding sequence ATTTGGCAAAAATTAGAGGGAATAGAAAACAAATTTGTAGAATTAGAGAAGCTCCTGGCAGATTCAGAGGTATTGAAAGACACCGAAAAATACCGTCAATATGCCAAGGAACATGCAGATTTATCTAAAATTGTTCAAGTTTATCGGGAATATAAAAAATTACAAAAAGAGTTAGAAGAAAATAAAGAGCTCCTCTTGGATAAAGATGAAGAATTACGCAATTTGGCCAAGGCAGAAATCTCTACGCTAAATAAAAAAATAGCAGAAAAAAAACAGGAACTTAAAATCTTACTTCTTCCCAAAGAATCAGCAGATGAAAGAAATATTATTTTTGAAATACGAGCAGGAACAGGTGGCGAAGAAGCTGCCCTTTTTGCAGCAGACCTTTTTAAAATGTATACAAAATATGCAGAGAACAAGGGATGGCGTGTTGAAATGTTAAGTTCCCACTTTACTGGCATGGGTGGAATAAAGGAAATCATCGCTGCCATTGAAGGAAAGGGGGCATATAGCCGTTTGAAATATGAAAGCGGGGTGCATCGGGTTCAACGTGTCCCTGAGACAGAGTCTCAAGGAAGAATTCACACCTCTGCTGTAACTGTAGCTGTTTTGCCAGAGGCTAAAGAAGTAGAGATAGAAATTGACCCTAAAGATTTGAAGATTGACTTGTTTCGCGCCTCTGGTCCTGGTGGACAGCACGTAAATGTGACAGATTCGGCGGTAAGAATTACCCACTTACCTACTGGTATTGTGGTTCAGTGTCAAGATGAGCGTTCCCAATACAAGAATAAGGCTAAGGCTATGAAAATCTTACGAGCTCGTCTTTTAGAAAAGAAGCGTCAAGAACAAGAACAACAAATGGTTGAGGAACGTCGGAGCCAAGTAGGCACTGGAGATAGGAGTGAGAGAATTCGCACTTATAATTTTCCTCAGGGCCGGGTTACAGATCACCGCATCGGTCTTACCCTGTACCGGCTGGAGGAAGTCTTGGAGGGAGATTTGGATGAAATCATTGATGCCCTCATCGCTCATTACCAGGCTGAGGCTTTAAAAAAGATGTAA
- a CDS encoding SPOR domain-containing protein, which produces MKTAILLFLLLTITVTSVYGLSLTEEAMDSFRNEDYDAAIKTGLKAIKAEGGFDAHLITGAAYYKKGKPDKAIPYLEKAKTLAQTQEKFAAVYNFLGLSYCSVGKTDKALYYFSQQLKIARELGDKKAMASGLNNIAGVLRDKGELEKALGYYKESLQYVSTKDLVALGTIHNNIGNIYAVKKDYLKAIDYYKKAINYAQEGGYYLGVGPMKLNLGESYRKVKDYSNAQKELLKGLEMVQGAGIRIWEATGCLYLAKLYRDLGQYETTKNYALKARKIFKEIGMQDGFNQANLLLSSISPWAVYLETYKNKDAAYKRLQVLREKGYQVMIKEGRIPQRGTWYRIFIGGFKNKEDAYKKRDEVKKDFPGAWVGSLEYK; this is translated from the coding sequence ATGAAAACCGCCATTTTATTATTTTTATTGCTGACAATAACAGTAACCAGTGTTTATGGCTTAAGTTTGACCGAAGAAGCTATGGATTCCTTTAGGAATGAAGATTATGATGCTGCTATTAAAACAGGGCTAAAGGCCATAAAGGCTGAAGGTGGTTTTGATGCCCATCTAATCACAGGTGCAGCTTATTATAAAAAAGGCAAGCCTGATAAAGCTATACCGTATCTAGAAAAGGCAAAAACACTAGCCCAAACCCAGGAAAAATTTGCAGCAGTTTATAATTTCCTGGGTCTAAGTTACTGCAGTGTGGGGAAAACAGATAAAGCACTTTATTACTTCTCCCAACAGTTAAAAATAGCAAGAGAACTAGGTGATAAAAAAGCCATGGCCTCAGGTTTAAACAATATTGCGGGTGTCCTTCGGGATAAGGGTGAATTAGAGAAAGCCCTTGGATATTATAAAGAAAGTTTACAATATGTGTCTACCAAGGATCTAGTAGCCCTAGGCACCATTCACAATAATATAGGTAATATCTATGCAGTTAAGAAAGATTACCTTAAGGCCATAGATTACTATAAAAAGGCCATAAATTACGCCCAAGAAGGTGGATATTATCTGGGAGTAGGCCCTATGAAATTAAATCTAGGAGAAAGTTATCGAAAGGTAAAAGATTACTCAAATGCCCAAAAGGAACTCCTTAAGGGGCTAGAAATGGTTCAGGGGGCGGGGATCAGGATTTGGGAGGCCACAGGTTGCCTTTATTTAGCCAAACTATATCGTGACTTAGGTCAATATGAAACTACCAAGAATTACGCTTTAAAGGCAAGAAAAATTTTTAAAGAGATAGGAATGCAAGATGGTTTTAATCAGGCTAATTTATTGTTATCATCAATTTCTCCTTGGGCAGTTTATTTAGAAACTTATAAAAATAAAGATGCTGCATATAAAAGGCTTCAAGTGCTCAGAGAGAAAGGTTATCAAGTAATGATAAAAGAAGGAAGGATACCTCAAAGAGGAACTTGGTATCGGATATTTATAGGTGGATTTAAAAATAAGGAAGATGCTTATAAAAAACGGGATGAAGTAAAAAAGGACTTCCCAGGTGCATGGGTAGGAAGTTTAGAATATAAATAG
- a CDS encoding DUF1841 family protein — MEKKQFFSNTHPQLFKEVWQALKKGKKKNHPYWNYMVKSIEAHKEFIPFLEGKQKTLPLASPEPFLHLTLHTVVEELLDKNELSEVGYFYTIQKKRGLSHHEIVHMLGAILTTQLFTIFKEQKFDLGLYKQILKEYAHYPPEIFWEKIEEG; from the coding sequence ATGGAAAAGAAACAATTTTTTTCCAATACTCATCCGCAGTTATTTAAAGAAGTTTGGCAAGCCTTAAAAAAAGGTAAGAAGAAAAACCATCCTTATTGGAACTATATGGTCAAAAGCATTGAAGCACATAAGGAGTTTATTCCATTTTTAGAAGGAAAACAGAAGACATTGCCTTTAGCGTCTCCTGAGCCTTTTTTGCATCTTACTCTTCATACTGTGGTAGAAGAGTTATTGGACAAAAATGAATTATCTGAAGTGGGCTATTTTTATACAATTCAGAAAAAACGTGGTTTGTCTCACCATGAAATTGTCCATATGTTAGGGGCCATTCTTACTACTCAGCTATTTACTATCTTTAAAGAACAAAAATTTGATTTAGGGCTTTATAAACAAATACTTAAGGAATATGCCCATTATCCTCCAGAAATTTTTTGGGAAAAAATAGAGGAGGGATAA
- a CDS encoding transporter — protein MQRLILFLIVLSPTLAWSDTLYPLASLDAHLIPKGQWEFRLGAKYTQNRWFPFERKNTHRKELHLPQFDLNIGLANNVEIHFDYPYIYLDSDHTDSDWDGGDLTLGVKINLFKDKNNFPAVSIDLSTKLPNGDYEKRFSTNETDFFALALLAKRWHDLNVFLNMGLGIIGNPQVNASQDDVFVYGVGFSYALWPNIDLLTEIQGWAGSNHDNNYAVATMGIQYWYLSHWRLDAGVHVGLNEQSEDWGISMGISYLWEW, from the coding sequence ATGCAAAGATTGATTTTGTTTCTGATTGTTTTGTCTCCTACTCTAGCCTGGTCAGATACATTGTATCCTTTGGCTAGTTTGGATGCTCATTTAATTCCTAAAGGGCAGTGGGAATTTCGTTTAGGGGCAAAATATACCCAAAATAGGTGGTTTCCTTTTGAAAGAAAAAATACCCACCGTAAAGAACTCCACCTTCCCCAATTTGACTTAAACATTGGATTAGCCAATAATGTAGAAATACACTTTGATTACCCTTATATTTATCTTGATTCAGACCATACGGACAGTGACTGGGATGGTGGAGATTTAACCTTAGGGGTGAAAATAAATTTATTTAAAGATAAAAATAATTTTCCTGCTGTGTCTATTGATCTAAGCACTAAATTGCCCAATGGAGATTATGAAAAGCGATTTAGCACTAATGAAACAGACTTTTTTGCCTTGGCTTTGCTAGCTAAAAGATGGCATGATTTAAATGTTTTTCTTAATATGGGTCTAGGCATTATTGGCAATCCCCAAGTGAATGCCTCTCAGGATGATGTGTTTGTTTATGGAGTGGGATTTAGTTATGCACTTTGGCCAAACATTGATTTATTGACAGAAATACAAGGTTGGGCAGGCAGTAATCATGATAATAATTATGCAGTGGCCACTATGGGTATTCAATATTGGTATTTATCTCATTGGCGATTAGATGCTGGAGTGCATGTGGGCTTGAATGAACAAAGTGAAGACTGGGGAATTAGTATGGGTATAAGTTATCTCTGGGAATGGTAA
- a CDS encoding SIR2 family NAD-dependent protein deacylase, giving the protein MVKLNKLKEAAQIIQSAHFGIALTGAGISAESGIPTFRGNQGLWQRYDAQEYAHIDSFLKNPSKVWRMFKEFDQIMTQARPNPAHLVLAEWEKRGYLKAIITQNVDNLHQVAGSKKVIEFHGNAFRLRCLQCGRIYKKTEITWEDVPCCECGGVLKPDVVFFGERIPFEALLETQKLIDACDVMLVIGTSAEVAPANFLPDEAKRQGAKIIEINIHSTHLTETITDIFLTGKASEVLTELAQIIGTCPPKQS; this is encoded by the coding sequence ATGGTAAAATTAAACAAACTAAAAGAAGCAGCCCAAATAATTCAATCTGCCCATTTTGGCATTGCCTTAACCGGAGCAGGGATTTCAGCAGAAAGCGGTATACCTACTTTTAGGGGCAATCAGGGATTGTGGCAGCGATATGATGCTCAAGAATATGCGCATATTGATAGTTTTCTAAAAAATCCATCTAAAGTATGGCGGATGTTTAAGGAGTTTGACCAGATTATGACCCAAGCCCGACCCAATCCTGCTCATTTAGTGTTGGCTGAGTGGGAAAAACGGGGATATTTAAAGGCCATTATCACCCAAAATGTAGACAATTTACATCAAGTAGCAGGTTCCAAAAAGGTAATAGAGTTTCACGGCAATGCCTTTCGTTTGCGTTGTTTACAATGTGGGCGTATTTATAAAAAGACAGAAATTACCTGGGAGGATGTCCCCTGCTGTGAATGTGGAGGAGTGCTTAAACCAGATGTAGTGTTTTTTGGTGAAAGGATTCCGTTTGAGGCCTTACTTGAAACCCAGAAATTGATAGATGCCTGCGATGTGATGTTAGTTATTGGAACCTCGGCTGAAGTAGCACCTGCCAATTTTTTACCTGATGAGGCCAAAAGACAGGGAGCCAAGATTATAGAAATAAACATCCACTCTACCCATCTAACGGAAACAATAACAGATATATTCTTAACAGGAAAGGCAAGTGAAGTATTGACAGAACTGGCACAAATCATAGGCACTTGCCCTCCTAAACAATCTTGA
- the carA gene encoding glutamine-hydrolyzing carbamoyl-phosphate synthase small subunit — protein MKALVVLEDGTVFEGRSFTVSGEALGEVVFNTSMMGYQEILTDPSYKGQIVTMTYPLIGNYGINQEDIESANVQVEGFIVKEYCPFPSNWRSEKTLADYLKEASILGIEGVDTRALTRHIRLQGAMKGIISTNNLNIKSLLKKVKAFPGLIGRDLATPVSCKHPFLWQGGKCLKVKNWGASVWPDKTKYKVVAIDCGMKFNILREMEKRGCEILVVPAKLKAQEILDTRPDGIFLSNGPGDPAPIKHVIEQVKALIGKKPIFGICLGHQIIGLAMGGKTFKLKFGHRGANHPVKNLATGKIEITSQNHGFCVDIDSLKGTGMEVTHLNLNDNTLEGMRHEALPLFSVQYHPEASPGPHDAKYLFDEFIRMM, from the coding sequence ATGAAGGCATTGGTGGTTTTGGAAGACGGAACTGTGTTTGAAGGAAGGTCGTTTACCGTCTCGGGTGAGGCCTTAGGTGAGGTAGTGTTTAATACCAGTATGATGGGATACCAAGAAATCCTGACAGACCCCTCTTATAAAGGACAGATTGTTACTATGACCTATCCCTTGATTGGAAACTATGGCATAAACCAAGAAGATATAGAATCAGCTAACGTTCAAGTAGAAGGTTTTATCGTTAAGGAATATTGTCCTTTTCCTAGCAACTGGCGGAGTGAAAAAACCTTGGCAGATTATTTAAAAGAGGCATCTATTTTGGGGATCGAAGGAGTAGATACTAGGGCATTAACCCGCCATATCCGTTTACAAGGAGCAATGAAGGGGATTATTTCTACCAATAACTTAAATATAAAATCCTTACTAAAAAAGGTAAAGGCTTTTCCTGGCTTGATTGGAAGAGACTTGGCTACTCCTGTTTCCTGTAAACATCCATTTTTATGGCAAGGAGGGAAGTGTTTGAAAGTAAAAAATTGGGGGGCATCTGTTTGGCCAGATAAGACTAAATATAAAGTAGTGGCCATAGATTGTGGAATGAAATTTAATATTTTGCGTGAAATGGAAAAAAGAGGGTGTGAAATCTTGGTAGTGCCAGCCAAGTTAAAGGCCCAGGAGATTTTAGACACCCGGCCTGATGGGATTTTTCTTTCTAATGGTCCAGGAGACCCCGCGCCTATTAAACATGTAATTGAACAAGTGAAAGCACTCATAGGGAAAAAGCCCATTTTTGGCATTTGTTTGGGACATCAGATTATTGGTTTGGCCATGGGGGGAAAGACATTTAAATTAAAATTTGGGCATCGTGGGGCCAATCATCCGGTAAAAAACCTAGCCACAGGTAAAATAGAGATTACCAGTCAAAACCATGGTTTTTGTGTAGATATTGATTCACTGAAGGGGACAGGGATGGAGGTCACCCACCTCAATTTAAATGACAATACCTTAGAGGGCATGCGACACGAAGCCCTGCCTTTATTTTCTGTGCAATACCACCCTGAGGCCAGTCCAGGCCCACATGACGCTAAATATCTCTTTGATGAATTTATTAGGATGATGTAA
- the carB gene encoding carbamoyl-phosphate synthase large subunit, producing MPKDTNIKKVLIIGSGPIIISQACEFDYSGTQACKALKSEGYQVVLLNSNPATIMTDPEMADRTYIEPITPEILEMIIARERPDALLPTLGGQTALNTAVAVAEAGILDKYQVKMIGASFEVIKKAEDRELFREAMKKIGLRVPKSGIARDMEEVRKIAQEIGFPIIVRPSFTLGGTGGGVAYNKEDLEALAQTGLSASMIHEIMLEESVLGWKEYELEVMRDKNDNVVIICSIENFDPMGVHTGDSITVAPAQTLTDREYQDMRDAAIAVIREIGVETGGSNIQFALDPKTGEMVVIEMNPRVSRSSALASKATGFPIAKIATKLAIGYTLDEIPNDITKETYASFEPTIDYCVVKIPRWAFEKFPRARDELTTSMRSVGETMAIGRTFKEALQKGLRSLEIGRYGWGVDGKDPKNLTKEEIKQRLIHPNSTRIFYIRYALERGFSIEEIHHLTSIDPWFLHNMKQILDLEETLKRHAGKDLSHIPEEVFKQAKEYGYSDKQLAYLWGTDERAVRQEREKRKLFAVYKLVDTCAAEFEAYTPYYYSTYEKEDEARVSPKKKVMILGGGPNRIGQGIEFDYCCVHASFALKEEGIESIMVNSNPETVSTDYDTSDRLYFEPLTLEDVLNIIKKERPAGIIVQFGGQTPLNLAVSLWEEGAPIIGTTPDSIDRAEDRERFKEMLKKLGLKQPLNGTAMTIKEAIEIAHQIGFPVLVRPSYVLGGRAMEIVYNERDLERFVALAVEAAPGHPILIDKFLEDAIEIDVDAVADGEVCVVAGIMEHIEEAGVHSGDSACVLPPHTLSEKIIAEIKRQTKALAQELNVIGLMNVQYAVKNGEVYVLEVNPRASRTVPFVSKATGIPWAKVATKVMLGKKLKALGITKEIEVNHVSVKEVVLPFLRFPGVDPVLGPEMRSTGEVMGIAHDYGQAYAKAQIASGQNLYLPKTSKVLITVADGYKPAVVPIAKKLHQLGFKLAATRGTANYLKKAGLPVETVHKVREKRPDVVDHIKNHAFSLVINARFGQESSEVAPLIRKTALLCGVPYATTLAGARAMVDGIEALLKGKGSVKCLQEYHEL from the coding sequence ATGCCCAAGGATACTAATATAAAAAAAGTGCTTATCATTGGTTCTGGTCCTATTATCATCAGTCAGGCTTGTGAATTTGACTATTCAGGCACACAGGCCTGCAAGGCCCTTAAAAGCGAAGGATACCAAGTAGTCTTATTAAATAGCAATCCTGCTACTATTATGACTGACCCAGAAATGGCTGACAGAACCTATATTGAGCCTATTACTCCAGAAATTCTGGAGATGATTATTGCTAGAGAAAGGCCTGATGCCTTGTTGCCTACTTTAGGCGGACAGACAGCCCTAAATACTGCTGTAGCTGTAGCTGAGGCCGGGATATTGGATAAATATCAGGTAAAAATGATAGGAGCCTCTTTTGAGGTAATTAAAAAGGCAGAGGATAGAGAGCTATTTCGTGAAGCTATGAAAAAGATAGGCCTAAGAGTGCCTAAAAGTGGTATTGCCAGAGATATGGAAGAAGTGAGAAAAATTGCCCAAGAAATAGGATTTCCTATTATTGTGAGGCCTAGTTTTACCTTAGGTGGCACAGGCGGTGGGGTGGCCTACAATAAAGAAGACCTTGAAGCGTTGGCCCAAACAGGACTTTCAGCCAGCATGATCCATGAGATAATGTTAGAAGAGTCGGTATTAGGCTGGAAGGAATATGAGCTAGAGGTCATGCGAGATAAAAATGACAATGTAGTAATTATTTGCTCTATTGAAAACTTTGACCCTATGGGAGTTCATACTGGAGATAGTATCACGGTTGCCCCAGCCCAGACCTTGACGGATAGAGAATATCAAGATATGCGTGATGCTGCTATTGCTGTTATTCGGGAAATTGGAGTAGAGACAGGGGGTAGTAATATCCAATTTGCCCTTGACCCTAAAACAGGAGAGATGGTAGTAATTGAAATGAATCCCCGGGTTTCACGGAGTTCTGCTTTAGCCTCTAAAGCTACTGGTTTTCCCATTGCCAAGATTGCCACTAAGTTGGCCATTGGTTACACCCTGGATGAAATCCCCAATGATATTACAAAAGAAACATACGCCTCTTTTGAACCTACTATTGACTACTGTGTGGTGAAGATTCCCAGATGGGCATTTGAGAAATTTCCGAGAGCCAGAGACGAATTGACTACCTCTATGCGTTCTGTAGGAGAAACTATGGCTATTGGCCGAACGTTTAAAGAGGCCCTACAAAAGGGATTGCGTTCTTTAGAGATTGGGAGGTATGGATGGGGAGTAGATGGAAAAGACCCTAAAAATCTGACCAAAGAGGAAATAAAACAAAGGCTTATTCATCCCAATTCAACACGCATTTTCTATATTAGATATGCCTTAGAAAGGGGGTTTTCTATTGAGGAAATCCACCATTTAACTAGTATTGACCCTTGGTTTTTACATAATATGAAGCAGATTTTGGATTTAGAAGAAACATTAAAAAGGCACGCAGGGAAGGATTTAAGCCACATTCCAGAGGAAGTTTTTAAGCAAGCCAAAGAATATGGTTACTCTGATAAGCAACTAGCTTATCTTTGGGGAACAGATGAAAGAGCGGTGCGTCAGGAAAGAGAGAAAAGGAAGCTGTTTGCGGTTTATAAACTAGTGGACACCTGTGCCGCCGAATTTGAGGCTTATACCCCTTACTACTATTCTACCTATGAAAAAGAAGATGAGGCACGGGTCTCACCTAAAAAGAAGGTAATGATTTTAGGTGGAGGACCAAATAGGATTGGGCAAGGCATTGAGTTTGATTATTGCTGTGTGCATGCTTCGTTTGCCTTAAAGGAGGAAGGAATAGAAAGTATTATGGTCAACAGCAATCCTGAAACGGTGAGCACTGATTATGATACTTCAGATAGACTTTATTTTGAACCTTTGACCTTAGAAGATGTGTTAAATATTATTAAGAAAGAAAGACCTGCCGGGATTATTGTTCAATTTGGGGGACAAACCCCTTTAAATCTTGCTGTCTCTTTGTGGGAGGAAGGGGCACCTATCATTGGCACTACCCCAGATAGTATTGACCGCGCTGAAGACCGAGAGAGATTTAAAGAAATGCTTAAGAAATTGGGGTTAAAACAACCCTTAAATGGAACAGCAATGACCATAAAAGAGGCCATTGAGATTGCTCACCAGATTGGATTTCCTGTGCTGGTAAGACCTTCTTATGTCTTGGGTGGTCGGGCCATGGAGATAGTCTATAATGAACGAGATTTAGAGAGATTTGTAGCCTTGGCCGTAGAAGCTGCCCCGGGTCATCCTATCTTGATAGATAAATTTTTAGAGGATGCTATTGAAATAGATGTAGATGCCGTGGCCGACGGAGAAGTTTGTGTGGTAGCAGGCATTATGGAACACATAGAGGAAGCAGGTGTTCATTCAGGAGACAGTGCTTGTGTCTTACCTCCCCATACATTATCTGAAAAAATTATAGCAGAAATTAAGCGACAGACAAAGGCCCTAGCCCAGGAATTGAACGTGATTGGTTTGATGAATGTGCAATATGCAGTAAAAAATGGGGAGGTCTATGTATTGGAAGTAAACCCCCGCGCCTCTCGCACAGTGCCTTTTGTCAGTAAGGCTACAGGCATACCTTGGGCAAAGGTGGCTACTAAGGTAATGTTAGGGAAAAAATTGAAAGCATTAGGTATTACTAAAGAAATAGAAGTTAACCATGTGTCCGTTAAAGAAGTAGTGCTGCCTTTTTTGCGTTTCCCAGGCGTTGACCCTGTTTTAGGGCCAGAGATGCGTTCTACAGGAGAAGTGATGGGCATTGCTCATGATTATGGTCAGGCCTATGCTAAGGCCCAAATTGCCTCTGGACAGAACCTATATTTACCTAAAACCAGCAAGGTGCTTATCACAGTAGCAGATGGATATAAGCCAGCAGTAGTTCCTATTGCTAAAAAATTACACCAGTTGGGCTTTAAGTTAGCGGCTACCCGAGGCACCGCAAATTATTTAAAAAAAGCAGGTCTTCCTGTGGAAACTGTGCACAAGGTGAGAGAAAAAAGACCCGATGTGGTGGACCATATTAAAAATCATGCATTTAGTTTGGTGATTAATGCCCGTTTTGGCCAAGAATCTAGCGAGGTTGCACCCTTGATTCGTAAAACTGCCTTGTTGTGCGGCGTTCCATATGCTACTACCTTGGCTGGAGCTAGGGCTATGGTAGATGGCATAGAGGCATTGTTAAAAGGCAAAGGCAGTGTAAAGTGCTTACAAGAATATCATGAGCTTTAA